One part of the Brachyspira sp. SAP_772 genome encodes these proteins:
- a CDS encoding efflux RND transporter permease subunit: MRSFIELIVKRPVSVFMGIVAVFILGVVSLSRLPVDFLPDMELPFISIRTTYDNAGPEEVEKSVSRIIEAAVSSVNNIKEVSSSSEEEDSNVFIEFNWGSDLASATADIREAIDRIRKSLPDDAESPAVYKFSTDNIPVMEISFYGTDNLSALYNLVDNQILTSIEQVGGVAMAEIRGGLKTQIKVDVDMNRLQAYGLDINSIVSTLAMENQNISGGETYEGVYKYTLRTTGEFKTVDDIGNVVVALKDNNTPIRLRELAVVYEGYDEDGDVIKVNGTPAVNVSINKESGANTVAVSEAVKKRLDNLNLPGDIKYEVLFNSADNVNNAIKGVLDTAWQGTLFAIVILMIYLWNIRTVLIIAISIPMSIIVTFTLMYFFGTTLNIISLSGLVLGVGMMVDNSIVVLENIFYYRNNGYGKYSSAIDGTSTVALAISASTLTTIAVFLPFLFVEGQTGQMFRDLCITVTVSMIASLAVALTIVPMLGARLVTTKKSKFFYRFEVFFDKNFHSKVNYVYEKILTYSVNHKNRVLIPVISVVFAVIIVGLIFIGKEGFPQSDEGQLMASIQMPIGTRKEQTGAFIDRMRKDVEEVIGKDLSRIQSRARSGSDANKGQIRAKLIDKSDGRTVETEEYVEMVRKKLAGYPATINVDSVTSMRGGGNSTSSGIDIDIVGEDLTRARELANNIIAALQDVPGLRDVRLKKSDSSPELNVTINRDLASKMGLNINTVANSIKTSFGGTTATRMTPDNSEVTDIDVIVQLNERDRINIDDVNRMLIPTAAGMVPVSAIADVKKELAPTEIERKNDSRITSITAAGYGRPMNQIMNDIQKTINEKVFIPAGFSIVYSGDYEDMQEAFGQLLQALILALVLVYAIMASQFESYIAPFVIALAIPFGFAGSLFLLLLSGQTLSVYSGIGVIVLIGIVVNNGIVLIDYMNQLMHEKKINGDAAALIAGPRRLRPVLMTSLTTILGLLPMALSNGEGNEMYKPLSLAVLGGLSVSTLFTLVIVPTVYAAIRNRIPLKDYDAKDLASIETNTNVDDALSTPGK, translated from the coding sequence ATGAGAAGTTTTATTGAATTAATAGTAAAAAGGCCTGTTTCCGTTTTTATGGGAATAGTAGCGGTTTTCATACTTGGTGTTGTAAGTTTATCTAGGCTTCCTGTTGACTTTTTGCCAGACATGGAATTGCCTTTTATTAGTATTAGAACTACATATGATAATGCTGGTCCAGAAGAGGTAGAAAAATCTGTTTCAAGAATTATAGAAGCTGCTGTTTCTTCTGTAAACAATATTAAAGAGGTAAGTTCATCTTCAGAGGAAGAAGATTCAAATGTATTTATAGAGTTTAACTGGGGAAGTGATTTAGCATCTGCTACTGCGGACATAAGAGAGGCAATAGACAGAATAAGAAAATCTTTGCCTGATGATGCTGAAAGCCCTGCTGTTTATAAATTTTCTACTGATAATATTCCTGTTATGGAAATATCTTTCTATGGTACTGACAATTTATCTGCATTATACAATTTAGTTGATAATCAGATACTTACTTCTATAGAGCAGGTTGGCGGTGTTGCTATGGCTGAGATTAGAGGCGGACTTAAAACTCAGATTAAAGTTGATGTTGATATGAATAGGCTTCAAGCTTATGGTCTTGATATTAACTCTATAGTAAGCACTTTGGCTATGGAAAACCAAAACATTTCAGGCGGTGAAACTTATGAAGGTGTTTATAAATATACTTTAAGAACTACTGGTGAGTTTAAAACTGTTGATGATATAGGTAATGTTGTAGTGGCTTTAAAAGATAATAACACTCCTATAAGACTTAGAGAATTGGCTGTAGTTTATGAGGGTTATGATGAAGACGGAGACGTTATAAAAGTTAATGGTACTCCTGCTGTTAACGTTTCTATAAACAAAGAATCTGGTGCTAATACTGTTGCTGTTTCTGAAGCTGTTAAAAAAAGATTAGACAACTTAAACTTACCCGGCGACATAAAATACGAAGTATTATTCAATAGTGCTGATAACGTTAATAATGCCATAAAAGGTGTACTTGATACTGCTTGGCAGGGTACTTTATTTGCTATTGTAATACTTATGATATATTTGTGGAATATAAGAACTGTACTTATAATAGCTATATCAATACCTATGTCAATAATTGTTACATTTACTTTGATGTATTTCTTCGGCACTACATTAAATATTATCTCTCTTTCAGGACTTGTACTTGGTGTTGGTATGATGGTAGATAACTCTATTGTTGTACTTGAAAATATATTCTACTACAGAAATAATGGTTATGGTAAATATTCATCTGCAATAGATGGTACTTCTACAGTGGCACTTGCAATATCTGCTTCTACTCTTACAACAATAGCAGTATTCTTGCCATTCCTATTTGTAGAAGGTCAAACTGGTCAGATGTTTAGAGACTTATGTATTACAGTTACAGTTTCTATGATAGCTTCTTTGGCTGTTGCTTTAACTATAGTACCTATGCTTGGTGCAAGACTTGTAACTACTAAGAAATCTAAATTCTTCTATCGTTTTGAAGTATTTTTTGATAAGAATTTCCACTCTAAAGTTAACTATGTATACGAAAAAATATTAACTTATTCTGTTAATCATAAAAATAGAGTATTAATTCCTGTTATAAGCGTAGTATTTGCTGTTATAATTGTGGGATTAATATTTATAGGTAAAGAAGGTTTCCCTCAATCTGATGAAGGTCAGTTAATGGCAAGTATACAAATGCCTATAGGTACAAGAAAAGAGCAGACTGGTGCTTTTATAGACAGAATGAGAAAAGACGTTGAAGAGGTTATCGGAAAAGACTTAAGCAGAATACAATCTAGAGCTAGATCAGGTTCTGATGCAAATAAAGGACAAATAAGAGCTAAATTAATAGACAAATCTGACGGAAGAACTGTAGAGACAGAAGAGTATGTTGAAATGGTTAGAAAGAAATTAGCTGGATATCCTGCTACAATTAACGTTGATAGTGTAACTAGTATGCGTGGAGGCGGAAATAGCACTTCAAGCGGTATAGATATTGATATAGTTGGTGAAGATTTAACAAGAGCTAGAGAATTAGCTAATAATATAATAGCAGCTTTACAAGATGTTCCGGGTCTTAGGGACGTACGTTTGAAAAAAAGTGATTCTAGCCCTGAGCTTAATGTAACTATAAACAGAGACTTAGCTTCAAAAATGGGACTTAATATTAACACCGTTGCTAACTCTATAAAAACAAGTTTCGGCGGTACTACTGCTACAAGAATGACTCCTGATAATTCTGAAGTTACTGATATTGATGTTATAGTACAGCTTAATGAAAGAGATAGAATAAATATAGATGATGTTAATAGAATGCTTATTCCTACAGCTGCTGGAATGGTACCTGTATCTGCAATTGCTGATGTTAAAAAAGAATTAGCTCCTACAGAAATAGAGAGAAAAAATGACAGCAGAATAACTTCAATTACAGCAGCAGGTTATGGCAGACCTATGAACCAAATAATGAATGATATACAAAAAACTATCAATGAAAAAGTATTCATTCCTGCTGGTTTTAGTATTGTTTATTCTGGTGATTATGAGGACATGCAAGAAGCATTTGGTCAGTTATTACAAGCTTTAATATTGGCTTTAGTATTGGTATATGCTATTATGGCTAGTCAGTTTGAATCTTATATAGCTCCTTTCGTTATTGCGCTTGCTATACCATTTGGTTTTGCTGGTTCGCTTTTCTTGCTTCTTTTATCAGGACAGACTTTAAGTGTATACAGCGGAATTGGAGTTATAGTACTTATTGGTATTGTAGTTAATAATGGTATTGTACTTATTGACTATATGAATCAGCTTATGCATGAGAAAAAAATTAACGGTGATGCTGCTGCTTTAATTGCTGGCCCTAGAAGATTAAGACCTGTACTTATGACTTCACTTACTACAATATTAGGTCTTCTTCCTATGGCTTTATCAAATGGTGAAGGTAATGAGATGTATAAGCCTTTATCTTTGGCAGTGCTTGGAGGATTAAGTGTTTCTACTTTGTTTACTCTTGTTATAGTACCTACTGTTTATGCTGCTATTAGAAATAGAATACCTCTTAAAGACTATGATGCTAAAGATTTGGCTAGTATTGAAACTAATACAAATGTTGATGATGCTTTAAGTACACCCGGTAAATAA
- a CDS encoding efflux RND transporter periplasmic adaptor subunit: MTLYRKIILILSTILLIGTFSISCKKQVDLKKKENPISVLVAAPVRQSLEEYLELSAEIKAIKEVEISSDVPGKIANILKYEGSFVNKGDTIALIDRFVIGANYAYAPARTPISGYVTTTYMAVGASIAAATPIANVADISKLEVEIQVPERSIAGIELGQKVLIRIPSSPNKEVEATITKKDYAVNPATRTLMVKALIDNKDRLFLPGMFSDVSILLNSANNIFVIPNSATFSDDLGKNYIYVVKEDNSQNPPLEGKVAADNTNKQYRAYIREIDILFRSKDKVALSGGLEDGEEVVMFGREFLKDGSLVNRIENDPTILEYITPQNVNTNEIVTNNTTTVKQTNQRNQTVNQAKQTTATKPKTSTLLANNTNAAKTTTQQNTAAKPQTNTTAKQQTNTVAQTNNVIRNTAEKDAADNEDVVKNTEQTNNSDIYSVGK; encoded by the coding sequence ATGACATTATATAGAAAAATTATTTTAATACTTTCTACAATTTTATTAATAGGTACATTTTCCATTTCTTGTAAAAAACAAGTCGATTTAAAAAAGAAAGAAAATCCTATAAGTGTACTTGTTGCAGCACCTGTAAGACAATCTTTAGAAGAATATCTTGAGCTTTCTGCTGAAATTAAAGCAATAAAAGAAGTAGAGATATCATCAGATGTTCCCGGTAAAATTGCAAACATACTAAAATATGAAGGCAGCTTTGTAAACAAAGGCGACACTATAGCATTAATAGATAGATTTGTAATAGGAGCAAATTATGCATATGCTCCAGCAAGAACACCTATTTCTGGTTATGTAACTACAACATATATGGCAGTTGGTGCTTCTATAGCAGCTGCTACACCAATAGCAAATGTTGCTGATATTAGCAAATTGGAAGTAGAAATACAAGTGCCAGAACGCTCTATTGCTGGTATAGAATTAGGTCAAAAAGTTTTAATAAGAATTCCTTCTTCTCCAAACAAAGAAGTAGAAGCTACTATCACAAAAAAAGATTATGCAGTTAATCCTGCAACTCGTACTCTAATGGTAAAAGCTTTAATTGATAATAAAGATAGATTATTCCTACCCGGCATGTTTTCTGATGTATCAATACTCTTAAACTCTGCTAATAATATTTTCGTAATACCAAATAGTGCTACATTTTCTGATGATTTAGGAAAAAACTATATTTATGTTGTAAAAGAAGATAATTCTCAAAATCCTCCTCTAGAAGGAAAAGTAGCTGCTGATAACACTAATAAACAATACAGAGCATACATCAGAGAAATTGATATATTATTTAGATCCAAAGACAAAGTTGCTTTAAGCGGCGGTTTAGAAGATGGTGAAGAAGTGGTAATGTTTGGCAGAGAGTTTTTAAAAGACGGCTCTTTAGTAAACAGAATAGAAAATGACCCTACAATATTAGAATATATTACACCGCAAAATGTTAATACAAATGAAATAGTAACTAATAATACAACTACTGTAAAACAAACAAATCAAAGAAATCAAACAGTAAATCAAGCAAAACAAACTACTGCAACAAAACCAAAAACATCAACATTATTAGCAAATAATACTAATGCTGCTAAAACTACTACTCAGCAAAATACAGCCGCAAAACCACAAACTAACACAACTGCAAAACAGCAAACTAATACCGTTGCACAAACTAATAATGTTATAAGAAATACAGCAGAAAAAGATGCTGCCGATAATGAAGATGTAGTAAAAAACACTGAGCAAACAAATAATAGTGATATTTATTCTGTTGGTAAATAA
- a CDS encoding DUF6506 family protein yields the protein MKFAYLIMDKIFDSKNDKASIHNGVSQIIGVSNIEEAIEAAKNLQKEGIDCIELCGGFREEGAKKIIEATENKIAVGFVVHLKEQDDIYNKLFSH from the coding sequence ATGAAATTTGCTTATTTAATAATGGATAAAATCTTTGATTCTAAAAATGATAAAGCTTCAATACACAATGGTGTTTCACAAATAATCGGAGTATCAAATATAGAAGAAGCTATTGAAGCAGCTAAAAATCTGCAAAAAGAAGGAATTGACTGCATAGAGCTTTGCGGAGGTTTTAGAGAAGAAGGAGCAAAAAAAATAATAGAAGCTACTGAAAACAAAATAGCTGTAGGCTTTGTGGTGCATTTAAAAGAGCAAGATGACATTTATAACAAATTATTTTCTCATTAA
- a CDS encoding glycosyltransferase family 2 protein: MIKVSVVVPIYNVENYLEKCLDTIINQTLKEIEIICIDDCGKDNSVNILREYAKKDNRIKIISHKENKGLGIARNTGIKEAKGEYISFIDSDDFISKDFLYNLYNTAKKYDSDIVNTLNIKFYENKKSRKFLYTFKQREFESTWNLNDIENFYSKQAVTPYVWNKLYKTSFLLENNLYFMDIKLGIEDADFTIRLMAHKPKISFNNASIYYYRQRKDSLSSKYTFQQASSSSMFNAIIHMNNALKYYEENYPELLDEIYLKILIPITNFYRASSEKTKLDAYESLKDFYKKIHVEENKINKKNDTENIDFIEYLSIKKSKNYDEYLFNSYLLNKVYHVEKETCRSNNWFRLFGINNTKECITIVLFGIKIIIKKI, translated from the coding sequence GTAGTACCTATATATAATGTAGAAAATTATTTAGAAAAATGTTTAGATACTATAATTAATCAAACTTTAAAAGAAATAGAAATAATTTGTATAGATGATTGCGGCAAAGATAATAGTGTAAATATATTAAGAGAATATGCTAAAAAGGATAATAGAATAAAAATAATTAGTCATAAAGAAAATAAAGGTTTAGGTATTGCTCGTAATACTGGTATAAAAGAAGCTAAAGGAGAATATATATCTTTTATAGATTCTGATGATTTTATTTCAAAAGATTTTTTATATAATTTGTATAATACAGCAAAAAAATATGATTCTGATATTGTAAACACTTTAAATATTAAATTTTATGAGAATAAAAAATCTAGAAAATTTCTTTATACTTTTAAACAAAGAGAATTTGAAAGTACTTGGAATTTAAATGATATAGAAAATTTCTATAGTAAGCAAGCAGTAACTCCATATGTTTGGAATAAGCTTTATAAAACTTCATTTCTATTAGAAAATAATTTATATTTTATGGATATAAAATTGGGTATAGAAGATGCTGATTTTACTATAAGGTTAATGGCACATAAGCCTAAAATTTCATTTAATAATGCATCTATTTATTATTATAGACAAAGAAAAGATTCATTATCTTCTAAATATACATTCCAACAAGCTTCATCTAGCAGTATGTTTAATGCTATAATACATATGAATAATGCTTTAAAATATTACGAAGAAAATTATCCAGAGTTATTAGATGAAATATATTTAAAAATTTTAATTCCTATTACAAATTTTTATCGTGCATCATCTGAAAAAACTAAATTAGATGCTTATGAATCTTTAAAAGATTTCTATAAAAAAATTCACGTAGAAGAAAATAAAATTAATAAAAAAAATGATACTGAGAATATCGATTTTATAGAATATTTATCTATTAAAAAAAGTAAAAATTATGATGAATATTTATTTAATAGCTATTTACTTAACAAAGTTTATCATGTAGAAAAAGAAACTTGTAGGTCTAATAATTGGTTTAGATTATTTGGCATAAATAATACAAAAGAGTGTATAACTATAGTTTTGTTTGGTATAAAAATAATTATAAAGAAAATATAA
- the feoB gene encoding ferrous iron transport protein B, whose protein sequence is MKLTELDIEEGFVVDNVETQGEIRQRIIEMGFTAGAKGWIVRKAPLGDPIQVHIMDYEISLRKSEANGIEVSKADVEIKKMADIKTGKVKKEKKNNACDLFLEDKEEISKKLKVPSNNTKLKVAIAGNPNCGKTTIFNALTGANYKVANYPGVTVEKREYSMLYNGYTYDLMDLPGVYSLSAYSQDEVVACNVLLNEKPDFIINVIDSTNLERNLYLTLQLVELGIPILCVLNMYEHAENEGIIIDESKLEELFRLPVMKVHGNKHESVLLILDKIEKIYESGNKLNREAALEYGADVEQSIKNIVSAMQGDISDLHKRWLAIKALEKDERAIHSVRRECNNGGEVIETINKEIIRLETKENSKTDSIMADKRYSYIRGALKEVIKRDDIQAFNFTDAADVVFLNKWLGIPIFLGVLWLIFKVTFTLGAYPQGWIEMGIGALASFVSNLLPEGSLLQSVVVDGVIGGVGAVLSFFPLVLILFVGISFLEDCGYMARAAFLMDKVMHKFGLHGQSFIPMFLGFGCTIPATMAARTLRNKKDRIVTVLITTFMSCGARIPVYVLFTAAFFSPKMAPTVMFSIYIIGVVMAFIVAFILRKLFFKGDETPFVMELPPYRVPRVKTVLRHMFDRGWMYIKKAGTYVFAASVLIWALMTFPQYNPTEEESAELMDRAKTVLILENIDVNDEEALNAEYDRLVASEGLRNSFAGKLGTFVEPVMKPLGFDWRISIALIAGGAAKEVFVSTIAQIKSIEEDETTLIEALRNDPVFNPIVAYALLLFVLLYFPCFASIAVIGSEIGKAWIPFLVVYTLAVAWIVSFVFYQIAGRIAGII, encoded by the coding sequence ATGAAACTAACAGAACTCGACATAGAAGAAGGTTTTGTTGTAGATAATGTGGAGACACAGGGGGAAATAAGACAGAGAATTATAGAGATGGGTTTTACAGCTGGTGCTAAAGGCTGGATTGTGAGAAAAGCCCCTCTTGGCGACCCTATTCAAGTTCATATTATGGACTATGAAATATCTTTAAGAAAATCTGAAGCAAATGGAATTGAAGTTTCTAAGGCAGATGTTGAAATTAAAAAAATGGCTGATATAAAAACAGGCAAAGTAAAAAAAGAGAAAAAAAATAATGCCTGTGATTTATTTTTAGAAGACAAAGAAGAAATTAGTAAAAAATTAAAAGTTCCTTCAAACAATACAAAATTAAAAGTTGCTATTGCTGGTAACCCAAACTGCGGTAAAACAACAATATTTAACGCTTTAACTGGTGCTAATTATAAAGTTGCTAACTACCCCGGTGTAACCGTTGAAAAGAGAGAATACTCTATGCTATACAACGGATACACTTATGATTTGATGGACTTACCCGGGGTGTATAGTTTAAGTGCCTATTCTCAAGATGAGGTTGTAGCTTGCAATGTGCTTCTTAATGAAAAACCTGATTTTATTATCAATGTTATAGACTCTACAAATTTGGAAAGAAATCTTTATCTTACTTTACAGTTAGTAGAATTAGGTATACCTATTTTATGTGTACTTAATATGTACGAGCATGCAGAAAATGAGGGTATAATCATAGACGAATCTAAATTGGAAGAATTGTTTAGACTTCCTGTAATGAAAGTTCATGGTAACAAACATGAAAGCGTACTTTTAATATTAGACAAAATAGAAAAAATTTATGAATCTGGAAACAAGCTTAATAGAGAAGCCGCTTTAGAATATGGTGCAGATGTTGAGCAGTCTATAAAAAATATTGTTAGTGCTATGCAAGGAGATATATCTGACCTTCATAAGAGATGGCTTGCTATAAAGGCATTAGAGAAAGATGAAAGAGCAATACACTCTGTAAGACGCGAATGCAACAATGGCGGAGAAGTAATAGAGACAATAAACAAAGAAATTATAAGACTAGAGACAAAAGAAAACTCTAAAACAGACTCTATTATGGCAGATAAAAGGTACTCATATATTAGAGGTGCTTTAAAAGAAGTTATAAAAAGAGATGATATACAGGCATTTAATTTCACAGATGCAGCAGATGTAGTATTTTTAAACAAATGGCTTGGCATACCAATATTTTTAGGGGTGTTGTGGCTAATATTTAAAGTTACTTTTACACTAGGTGCATATCCTCAAGGCTGGATTGAGATGGGTATTGGTGCATTAGCATCTTTTGTATCTAATCTTTTACCTGAAGGAAGCTTGTTACAGTCTGTTGTAGTTGATGGTGTGATAGGCGGTGTTGGTGCTGTGCTTTCATTCTTCCCATTAGTATTGATATTATTTGTTGGTATATCTTTTCTTGAAGACTGCGGTTATATGGCTAGGGCTGCATTTTTAATGGATAAAGTTATGCATAAGTTTGGGCTTCATGGGCAATCATTTATACCTATGTTTTTAGGTTTTGGCTGTACTATACCAGCTACTATGGCTGCAAGAACTTTGAGAAATAAAAAAGATAGAATTGTAACTGTACTTATAACTACATTCATGAGCTGCGGTGCGAGGATTCCTGTTTATGTATTATTTACAGCGGCTTTCTTCTCTCCAAAAATGGCTCCTACTGTAATGTTTAGTATATATATAATTGGTGTAGTAATGGCTTTTATTGTGGCGTTCATATTAAGAAAATTATTTTTCAAAGGAGATGAAACTCCTTTTGTTATGGAGCTTCCTCCGTACAGAGTGCCTCGTGTAAAAACTGTTTTAAGACATATGTTTGATAGAGGTTGGATGTACATAAAAAAAGCTGGTACTTATGTATTTGCTGCTTCTGTTTTAATATGGGCATTGATGACTTTCCCTCAGTACAATCCTACAGAAGAAGAATCTGCTGAGTTAATGGATAGAGCAAAAACTGTATTAATATTAGAAAATATAGATGTAAATGATGAAGAAGCTTTAAATGCTGAATATGATAGACTTGTAGCTTCTGAAGGTTTAAGAAATAGTTTTGCTGGTAAGTTAGGAACATTTGTAGAGCCTGTAATGAAGCCTTTAGGTTTTGACTGGAGAATAAGCATTGCATTAATAGCTGGTGGTGCTGCTAAAGAAGTATTTGTTTCAACAATAGCACAGATAAAATCTATAGAAGAAGATGAAACTACTTTAATAGAAGCATTAAGAAATGACCCTGTATTTAATCCTATAGTAGCTTATGCTTTGCTATTATTTGTGTTGTTATATTTCCCTTGTTTTGCATCAATAGCTGTTATAGGCTCTGAAATAGGCAAAGCTTGGATACCTTTCTTAGTAGTTTATACCTTAGCTGTGGCTTGGATAGTGAGTTTTGTGTTCTATCAAATTGCTGGAAGAATAGCTGGAATTATCTAG
- a CDS encoding TolC family protein, whose product MRISFIIILITIFSISLYSQSNENYTNSKISINLEQALDLAIENDKTLKQAEYDVRIAQTQKDASFSDLFLPSLGVTGSLNISEPQEIANIYTGIKTSPDTWSAGATLSKTLFTGFRNWNTDKAREVNLQMMKDIYYDERKNVAINTQLNFYNTFVAQENYRVYYQQQLNYSNRMRESYIKYRNGQVSEYEYLNAKVQYESTKPQLVTLSNNYESLKLTFIRQIGLTNVSDDVELVGNILDATKITLPDLDINVILDLIMANNIELSNMANNIEMLEYNRKVARSYLWPTLSASADVSIMTEDQVKNENNNFIKRRGSRFNWGVGVSLNYSLDSLLPFSSTAKAAEEIQLSIEQMEVSYEQLRDNIEINSRNLISTAKSQELTLQSQAENARTAAYALQMAQRQYRGGTISTLELSDAELTYLNAQLAYLQAIYEYFSSTLQVLKLLGA is encoded by the coding sequence GTGAGGATTAGTTTTATTATTATATTGATTACAATATTTAGCATTTCTCTATATTCACAGAGCAACGAAAACTACACAAACTCTAAGATAAGTATAAATTTAGAACAAGCATTAGATTTAGCTATTGAAAATGATAAAACCTTAAAGCAGGCGGAATATGATGTACGCATAGCTCAAACTCAAAAAGATGCATCATTTTCTGACTTATTCTTACCTTCTTTAGGTGTAACAGGATCATTAAATATATCAGAACCTCAAGAAATTGCTAATATATATACAGGTATTAAAACAAGTCCTGATACTTGGTCAGCTGGTGCCACTTTATCAAAAACGCTTTTTACTGGATTTAGAAATTGGAATACTGATAAAGCTAGAGAAGTAAACTTGCAGATGATGAAAGATATATATTATGATGAGAGAAAGAATGTTGCAATAAACACACAATTAAATTTTTACAATACATTTGTAGCTCAAGAAAATTACAGAGTATATTATCAGCAGCAGCTTAATTACAGTAATAGAATGAGAGAATCTTATATAAAATATAGAAATGGACAAGTTTCAGAGTATGAATATTTAAATGCAAAAGTACAATATGAAAGCACAAAACCTCAGCTTGTTACGCTTAGCAATAATTATGAAAGTTTAAAATTAACATTTATAAGACAAATAGGTTTAACAAATGTATCTGATGATGTAGAATTAGTAGGCAATATATTGGACGCTACAAAAATAACATTACCAGATTTAGATATAAATGTAATATTAGATTTGATAATGGCTAATAATATAGAACTCAGCAATATGGCTAATAATATAGAGATGCTTGAATATAATAGAAAAGTGGCAAGAAGTTATTTATGGCCTACACTATCTGCTAGTGCTGATGTGAGCATTATGACAGAAGATCAAGTAAAAAACGAAAATAATAATTTTATTAAAAGAAGGGGTTCAAGATTTAATTGGGGTGTTGGAGTTTCATTAAATTATTCTCTTGATTCTTTACTTCCATTCTCATCTACAGCAAAAGCAGCAGAAGAGATTCAATTAAGCATTGAGCAAATGGAAGTAAGCTATGAACAGTTAAGAGATAATATAGAGATAAATAGTAGAAATTTAATATCTACAGCAAAATCTCAGGAATTAACATTACAATCTCAAGCAGAAAATGCTAGAACAGCTGCATATGCTTTACAAATGGCACAAAGACAATACAGAGGCGGTACAATATCCACACTAGAGCTAAGCGATGCAGAACTTACTTATTTAAATGCGCAGCTTGCATATTTACAAGCTATATATGAATATTTTTCAAGCACATTACAAGTATTAAAGCTTCTAGGAGCTTAA
- a CDS encoding tetratricopeptide repeat protein, with protein sequence MSVANDNYSSRDSEYYFDKANIFSLEGKYKEAIVYYNKAIELGHNYSVAYYNRGSVKADLGEYEEAIKDYDMAIELDNNYTYAYNNRGLAKDYLGEYEEAIKDYDKAIELDSDYSDAYNNRGIVKNVLGKYKEAIKDFNKVIELNPNDSDAYYNRGSVKDVLGKYEEAIKDYDKAIELNPNNRAFYNNRGVSKENLEEYNEALKDYKKALELDPNYDTARENIKEIQDKYGLK encoded by the coding sequence ATGTCAGTTGCTAATGATAATTATTCTAGCAGGGATTCAGAATATTATTTTGATAAGGCAAATATTTTTTCTCTTGAAGGAAAATATAAAGAAGCTATAGTATATTATAATAAAGCTATAGAATTAGGTCATAATTATAGTGTTGCTTATTATAACAGAGGAAGTGTTAAAGCTGATTTAGGTGAATATGAAGAAGCTATTAAAGATTATGATATGGCTATAGAGTTAGACAATAATTATACTTATGCTTATAATAATAGAGGGCTTGCTAAAGATTATTTAGGTGAATATGAAGAAGCTATCAAAGACTATGATAAAGCTATAGAGTTAGACTCTGATTACAGTGATGCTTATAATAACAGAGGAATTGTTAAAAATGTTTTAGGTAAATATAAAGAAGCTATTAAAGATTTTAATAAAGTAATAGAATTAAACCCTAATGATAGTGATGCTTATTATAATAGAGGAAGTGTTAAAGATGTTTTAGGTAAATATGAAGAAGCTATTAAAGACTATGATAAGGCTATAGAGTTAAACCCTAATAATAGAGCTTTTTATAATAACAGAGGAGTATCTAAAGAAAATTTAGAGGAGTACAATGAAGCTTTAAAAGATTATAAAAAGGCTTTGGAATTAGACCCTAACTATGATACTGCTAGAGAAAATATAAAAGAGATTCAAGATAAATATGGCTTGAAATAA